From a single Silene latifolia isolate original U9 population chromosome 6, ASM4854445v1, whole genome shotgun sequence genomic region:
- the LOC141658444 gene encoding F-box protein CPR1-like, producing the protein MLTLNQLPTDIITDILSRFPAKTVVSLKIVCKLWCNLINDDEFVHVHVKQSLATKTNLHFIVSPSKLYLRNCFYPSTEIRPLLYSADFDSFDNPIDLSHPFKNYKTQVGVIGSCRGLLLLRVDDGHLLLYNPTTQTYNKLPLLPEEPCDRPVFGFGYDIFSKDWKCVRIMQVVYQCEVMVYSFKGNSWKKLVDVPRFSEPGNWGIGALVHEMIHWVGTNTNIVTFSLRDETFTSLPLPSFEVKSDDYLYVGDLDGCLCVLANCYLECNVWIMKEYGVAESWTRMFRYEKHRWESLTRPVSFSMEKEKLFVLTSLQKLVYIDLQSTELTEVMLTNCDNGLGVNVYAENILQLDCPERIRITKKPGKGKNKKKNRRNNY; encoded by the coding sequence ATGCTAACCCTAAACCAACTTCCGACTGATATAATTACTGATATACTGTCAAGATTTCCTGCAAAAACTGTGGTATCCTTGAAGATTGTTTGCAAATTGtggtgtaatttaattaatgatgatgaatttgTTCATGTTCATGTAAAACAATCTCTTGCAACCAAAACCAATCTTCACTTTATTGTTTCACCTTCTAAGCTTTATTTGCGAAATTGTTTTTATCCTAGTACTGAAATTCGCCCTTTACTTTATTCGGCCGATTTCGACTCGTTTGATAACCCAATTGATCTCAGTCATCCCTTCAAGAATTACAAAACCCAAGTCGGGGTTATCGGGTCATGTCGTGGTTTGCTTTTGCTTCGGGTTGATGACGGACATTTGCTCTTGTATAACCCAACTACTCAAACCTACAATAAACTTCCTTTATTGCCTGAAGAGCCCTGCGATCGCCCCGTGTTTGGGTTTGGTTATGATATTTTTTCTAAAGACTGGAAATGTGTTAGGATTATGCAGGTTGTTTACCAATGTGAAGTTATGGTTTATAGCTTTAAGGGTAATAGTTGGAAAAAGTTGGTTGATGTTCCTCGTTTTTCCGAACCTGGTAATTGGGGTATTGGCGCTTTGGTACATGAAATGATTCACTGGGTTGGGACTAATACCAATATTGTTACATTTAGTCTAAGGGATGAGACGTTTACCAGTCTGCCGCTGCCAAGTTTTGAGGTTAAGTCAGATGATTACCTATATGTCGGAGATTTAGATGGCTGTCTGTGCGTTTTAGCCAACTGTTATCTTGAATGTAATGTATGGATTATGAAAGAGTACGGTGTGGCGGAATCATGGACAAGGATGTTTCGTTATGAAAAGCATAGATGGGAAAGCTTGACGAGACCTGTTAGTTTTTCAATGGAAAAGGAGAAATTGTTTGTATTGACGTCTTTACAGAAACTTGTTTACATTGACCTACAATCAACGGAGCTCACAGAAGTGATGTTAACTAATTGTGATAATGGTCTGGGTGTCAATGTTTACGCAGAAAATATTCTCCAGCTCGACTGTCCTGAACGTATTCGTATTACAAAGAAACCTGGAAAAGGAAAGAACAAGAAAAAGAATAGGAGAAACAATTATTGA